In Pseudobdellovibrio exovorus JSS, the genomic stretch GCGAAGAAAAAAGAAAATTATTTAAAGCTCTATGGTCGTGAAGGCACTGACGATGGTTGGCACTTTGTAACAGCAGATGAAGAGACTGTTAAAAAGGTCACAGAAGCGGTGGGCTTCCAATACAAGTGGAATGAAAATGCGGGGGAATGGTCGCACGCATCTGCCGCGATTATTCTGTCTCCGGAAGGTAAGATTTCTCGTTATTTACATGGAATTCAATTTGATGCTCGCGATGTGAAGTTAGCATTGAATGAGGCAGCAGACGGAAAGGTCGGCAACATCGTCGACTCAGTCATGCTGTATTGTTTTACATATGATAGTCATCAGTCTAAATACGGACTGCAAGTTTTTAACTTAATGAAACTAGCGGGAGCGGTGACAGTTGCAGTGATGGCGCTGTGGCTGGTGATATCGATGATTCAAGCGAAAAGGGAGAACACATAAAATGGCCATTTGGATGTTATTGATGAATAAAGCGATGGCAGGCTCATTTATGCCGGAACAAGGCACGCAGATTGCGAAGCAAGTAGATAACCTTTATGGTTTCTTGCTTGTTGTTAGCTTTATTTCATGCGCGATTCTGATCGGCGGAATGATTTACTTTGTTCTAAAGTACAAACGTAAATCAGCTCATGATAAAACAGCCTATATCACCCATGACACTCGTTTAGAGGTTTTATGGTCGGCGATTCCACTAATTATTTTCTTAGTGGTTTTTGCATGGGGTTGGGTTCTTTACCATGACATGAGAAAAATGCCAGAGAACGCTCTTGAGATTATGGTTATGGGCCGTCAATGGAGCTGGACTGCTGAATACAAAAACGGTGTTAAATCGAGTGAAATCGTTGTGCCTGTGGGTAAAGACGTGAAATTGATCTTAGGATCAGAAGACGTTATCCACTCGTTCTTCGTGCCAAGTTTCCGTATCAAGCAAGATGCTGTTCCCGGACGTTATACATCTTTATGGTTTAATGCGACGAAATTAGGTGAGTTCCACGTATTCTGTACTGAGTATTGCGGTACCTCACATGCGGCGATGATCACGCGTCTTAAAGTTGTGACTCAAGAAGAATTTGATAAATGGTTAATTGAAGAGTCAGAAGTAGGTCTTCTTCCTATCGCAGAAAGAGGAGCTAAATACTTCCAAACTCGCGCTTGTGCTTCTTGCCATAACGTAGATAATCCTGCAGCGAAGATCGGTCCTTCTTTATACCAACGCTGGGGTAAAGAAGCGCATTTATCAAATGGAACAACAGTTCCATTTGACGAAAACTATGTTCGTGAATCCATGATGTTGCCTCAAGCACAATTGGCAGCTGGGTTTTCTGCTCCGTCTCCGATGCCTTCATATCAAGGTCAGCTTTCAGAGTCTGAGCTAGCAGCCATCATCGAATACATTAAAGGTTTAAATTAATTAAGGGATAGGTGTTGAAATGGGACATGCATCTGGAAAAAACTATATAAATGAGGAGCCAGGGTTACTTTCTTGGTTTACTTCTTTAGATCACAAACGCATCGCTATATTGTACTTTGTTTCAATTATGTTCTTCTTCTTGGTTGGCGGTATCATGGCGCTTTTACTGCGTCTTGAGCTATTCGCAGTCAACTCAGCTCCAAACGTTGGAAACATCTTGAAGAATGGCGACGTCTACAATCAGGTACTGACGTATCACGGTGCCGTGATGGTCTTTATGGTGATCGTTCCGGGGATTCCGGCAATCTTGGGTAACTTCTTCTTACCGCTGCAAATCGGTGCTAAAGACGTGGCTTTCCCTCGCTTGAACTTAGCGAGCTGGTACATCTTTATGTTAGGTGCGGCCTTAGCGGTTATCACGTTCTTCGTAGCTAAAGTAGATACCGGATGGACGTTCTATACACCTTATTCAATTCGTACTGGTGGTGCGGTTGTGATGATGGTGGTGGCAGCCTTCATTATGGGGATGAGCTCAATCGTAACAGGTTTGAACTTCATCGTAACGGTTCATAAATTAAGAGCTCCGGGTATGTCGATGTTCCGTATCCCACTTTTCACATGGGCCATTTACTCAACAGCGATCATTCAGGTTCTAGCAACTCCGGTTCTGGGTATCACGTTGTTACTTTTGGCTATGGAAAGAACTTTCGGCGTCGGTATCTTCGATCCGAAATTAGGTGGTGACCCAGTATTGTTCCAACATTTTTTCTGGTTCTATTCGCATCCTGCTGTTTACATCATGATCTTACCAGCGATGGGTGTGATCTCTGAATTGATCACGACTTACTCTAAGAAAACAATCTTCGGTTACACGGCGATTGCCTTTTCGTCTATCGGTATCGCGGCGGTATCGTTCTTCGTGTGGGGTCACCACATGTTCGTATCGGGTCAGTCTGAAATCGCGGGTATCGTGTTCTCGTTCTTAACAATGCTTGTTGGGGTTCCAACAGCGATTAAAATGTTCAACTGGTTGGCAACTCTTTACAAAGGTTCAATCGAGTTTACGGCTCCAATGTTATACGCTTTAGGATTCCTATTCTTGTTTGCTATCGGTGGTGTGACAGGGATTATGTTAGCCGTAACAGCTATCGACGTTCACTTCCATGACACTTACTTCGTGGTAGCTCACTTCCACTACGTGATGGTAGGTGGAACATTAATGGCGATCATGGGTGGATTCTTCCACTGGTTCCCGAAAATGTTCGGTAAGATGTACAGTGAAGTTGGTGCGCGCTGGTCATGGGTTTTCATCTTCATCGGCTTCAACGTGACATTCTTCCCTCAGTTCATCTTAGGAGCGAAAGGGATGCCTCGTCGTTACTTCGACTATGTTCCTGAGTACGAGACTCTAAATAGAGTTTCAACTGTAGGTTCATGGTTAATCACAATCGGTTTCTTAATTGGCTTGTATGTTATCGTTCAAGGATTAAGAAAAGGTAAACAAGCGCCAGATAATCCATGGGGATCTAAAACATTAGAGTGGCAGACATCGTCTCCACCGATTATGCATAACTTTGATCACGACCCAGTCGTGACTGCGGGGCCATATGAGTACAAGTAGAGTTGTAAACGGGGTTAACGTTGCGTCTCACTACCGAGACGAAAAACACCAGTACGCTTCGAACAAAGAGGGTATCTGGTTATTCATGGTGACTGAGATCTTGATGTTTGGTGGCCTTTTTGTTGGCTACATCATCTATCACTCAATGTACCCTGAATTATTTGCTGAAGGCGCTAGCTTCTTGGATTGGAGATTGGGCTTCATCAATACTCTAGTTCTGATTTTTTCATCGTTAACAATGGCTTTGGGTATTTACTACAACCAAATCAGTCAGCCGAAAAAGGCGACATGGGCATTAGCTATTACATTAATTTGTGCGGCTACCTTCATGGTGATCAAATACTTCGAGTACACACATAAATTCCATATCGGTATCTTCCCAGGAGCGATGTTGAACCTAGAGACTCTGAAAGAGCATGGTTACAATATTCAACATCCTAACTTAGGTTTATACTTTGGTTTTTACTTCTGTATGTCAGGCCTACACGGTATCCACGTGTTAATCGGTATGGGCTTGATCGCATGGGTAATGATCAAAAATATGAAACGTGAGTTCAATGCGAATTACTACACTCCGGTAGAGGGTGTTGGTATCTTCTGGCACATTGTCGATTTGATCTGGATCTTTTTATTCCCTTTACTATATTTAGTTGGTTAAGGAAGGACTGAGTTATGGCACAACATCATGACGAAAATCATATAACACCGTTAAACACGTACTTAAAAGTCGCTGGCGGGTTATTCTTACTGACTTTTTTAACTATCGGGGCACATGCTATCCGTGAACATTTACAGCCTTTCTCGGCATTGATCGCATTCGCGATTGCCGGTGTAAAAGCTTATTTGGTTATGGCTTGGTTCATGCACTTGAAGTATGACACAGTTTCAAATCGTATTATCTTTGCTACAGGTTTTTTCTTCTTAGCATTGCTTTTCGCGATTTCATCTTTAGATATCTTCACGCGCATCTATCAAGGAAGTGTTCTTTAGGTCGTGTTTAAAACCTATTCTAGCCTGACGAAGTTCGGGATCGTAATATTTGTTCTTTTAGCCGGTGCTGCGGGATACGCCACCGGTTTTCAAATTGAAAATTCATTTTCGATAAAACACTTTTTGTGGTTCTTAGGTGGGCTTTACTTTCTAAGCTCAGGCAGTCTGGCGTTGAATCAAGTACAAGAGTATAAACTTGATCAAAAGATGCCGCGTACATCTAAGCGCCCTATTGCTTCTGGTAAAATCACTCCAACTGCAGGTTTGATTCTTTCATTTACGTTTCTATTTGTTGGGATCAATATGCTGTTCGAGTTATCCTCGGTAGCGGCTTATGTGGGAATAGCTTCCGTCGCGTTGTACAACGGTGTCTACACGATGTATTGGAAACCTAAATGGAGATTCGCCGCTGTACCCGGAGCCATTCCTGGGGCTTTTCCCGTCACGATTGGCTACGCCGTCAATAATCCGGATATTTTCAATTCGGAATCTATCTATTTATTTTTGATCATGTTCTTGTGGCAGATGCCACACTTCTGGACGTTGGCGATCAAGCTGGCCGATGATTATCGCCTAGGTGGAGTTCCGACTTTGCCTGTGTCATTAGGGGTGCCAAAAACACTATTTCACATCGGTCTTTATACTTTTACTTATTGTGGTGTTGCGATTGCGTCGCCATTCTTTTTACACACAAGCTGGGTCTATGCCGCTTTAGTTTTTCCATTTGCCTTCATGCTTTTAAAAGAGTTCTTCCGCTTCTATCGCTCGGAAGGCAAAGAGCGCTGGCTCGCTTTCTTCATGTGGACGAACATCAGCATGCTCGTCTTCCTCTTCATCCCCGTAATCGACAAGTGGAGCTTCTTGTTCATAGAACGCGTCTAGCGTTTGTTTTTTCCTCTTAGCCCTTTCAAAAGCTCAAACAACTGCAATTTGAAGAAGTTTTGCTGATGAATACTAAGTTATTCAGAATCACTTCAAATTGCAGAACTCGTTTTAAAAGGGCTAAGAGGAAAAAACAAACAGTTAGATAGTTGAATAAACCCAATGCTTGTTGTTGTATTTGTTGATAGATTTTGTTTCTGTTCAAAGCCGACACAGAGTATTTATTTTTATTTCTACCCTTCAAAACGAGTTCTGCCGAAGGCAGCTGTCTGAGCTTTTGAAGGGTAGAAATAAAAATAAATAGTTAAGGTGTGCGTAGCTCTTCCGGGGTGTCGGGTTGTCTGTGCGGGTGTGCTTTTTTGAAGGCTTCTAACTGATTACAGTTTTCATAGATTTTTGACAGTAATTGGAAGTGTGAAATATCGATTTGAAAACGCTGCGATGAAAATAGTTGTGGGACTAGGAATAGATCCGCAGCTGTTACAGTATCACCAAAGCAGTATTTTCCGGCATAGGGTTCCAGTGTTTTTTCAGCCGCTGTCAGACCTTTTACAATCCACTTATTCAACCATGTGCTTTTTTGATCGGCGTTAAAGTGAGCTTGTTTTTCCAGATATTGCATCACACGCAGATTTTGCAAAGGATGGATGTCGGCATTGATGATCTCGCAAAATTGACGGACTTTTCCTTTTAAGAAAACATCTTGGGGAAAAAGACGTGTGGTTTGAGGAAAAGCATCTTCAAGATATTCGATAATAGCAAAGGATTGGGACAAAGCCTGACCATTGTGTACCAATGTGGGTACGCCTGAAAGGGGATTTAAACTTTTATAAGCCTCTGAGAATTGTTCCCCGCCATCATGTAACAGGTGAACAGGGGTGTAGGCGTAGTCCAAGCCCTTAAGCTCAAGGGCTATGCGAACGCGGTAAGACGTAGAGCTTCTAAAGTAATTATACAAATTAAGATCAGACATAAAATAAGCTTAACATAAATTACTTCTAGAGGTCATTTGCTGCGCAGGGTCTACTAGTTTTTGCTCTGAAAGATTGATAAAGTAGCCTGACTTTTAAGGAGATTTTATGAACCTATCAAGACTGATTTTATCGTTGATGTTTTTAGCGCCGTTAAGTGCATTTGCCCAAAAAGGATTTTCGTATTCTATGCCTGCGGTTGAGGTGGGATTCAAGTGGAGTTCTGCCAATCAAACGGGAGCTGAATCTAACAAACAGTCGTTAGCTATGCAGTTGGGTGGTTCAGGAGTTCTGAATCTATCGGATAGTTTTGGTATCAGAAGCGGTCTATTCTATTCTGAACGTGCTTTTAAATCAGAATTTATTGCGGGTATTACAGGTGAAGGTAAAATCACTTACTTCGAAGTGCCATTACACTTGATGTTTAAATTTGAAGATTATGCCGGAGTTTATTTAGGACCTTCTGCTGCTATTAAGCTAGGTGACGAATACAAACCGGGAAGTTTGCGTGATGTAAAAGATTTTGTTGTGCCGTTAACGTTCGGTGCTCAATTTAAATTTCATCCAATGATGGGTGTAAATGTTTTCTTTGAAACAGTCACTGGTGAGTTAGCCCGTGGAGTTGAAAACTCAAGAGCTGTTGGTGTTAACTTAATGATCGTTTTAGATTAAGCGGAGTGTTGGAATGAAACTGGGTTCTTTAAAATCGACAAAATCATTGGATGGCAAACTGATTGTATTTTCAAAAGACTTAAAGTCTTATGCAAAAGCTTCGCATATTTGCCCTTCTTTGCGTGAGGCCGTCGAAAATTGGACTCAAGTTCAACCTCAGTTAGAATCTTTATATTCGCAGTTGAATACAGCAGGCTTTTCTGCTGCTATTCCTGCAACGGATGAAAATGTATTTCATTCGGCATTGCCTCGCACATGGCTGTTTGCAGATGGCTCGGCCTTCATTCATCACATCAAGCTCGTACGTCAGGCGCGTAATGCGCCATTGCCTGAAACACTGTTGACCGTGCCTTTGATGTATCAAGCTGAATCTGGACGCTTCTTATCGCCAACAGAAAATATTCCACAGGTGGATTTCACTCATGGCACTGATTTCGAAGCTGAAGTCGGTGTGATCGTAGATCATGTTCCTATGGGTGTGACGCCAGATCAGGCTTTAAAGCATATCAAGTTAGTTGTTTTGATTAACGATGTGTCTTTGCGTGGTTTAATCCCAGCAGAACTCGCACAGGGATTTGGATTCTTCCAAAGCAAGCCGAATAAAGCGTTGTCTCCGGTTGCGGTGACAGTGGACGAATTGGCAGGCGATTGGAAAGATGGCCGTGTTCATTTGCCATTATTAGTGAAGCACAATTCTGAATTCTTCGGTAAAGCCAACGCCGGAGAAATGCATTTCCACTTTGGACAGTTAATAGCCCATGCAGCGAAGACACGTGACTTGGCTGCTGGTAGCTTGATCGGCAGTGGTACTGTAGCGAACGAAGATCCAACAGTGGGTTCTAGTTGCTTAGCTGAAAAAAGAATGATTGAGCAAATCAAAAACGGATCACCGACAACACCATTTATGAAAGATGGTGATACGATCGAGATCCAAATGAACAACACCAAAGGTGAAAACATTTTTGGCCGTATTTATCAAAAAGTAATAAAAGCCTAGGCGATGAAAAACATTCTTGTTCAAAAGAATTTTTATCCTTCTGCAAGTCGCTTACGCTCTGAGTTTGAACAAAACTTTGCAGATTCTAAGTCGACCCATCAGAAACGTTTTGTTTGGGATTTCTGGTATGATGAAGATCAGTACCATTTGATTCGGACTCCGGCCTATCACTACTTTACACCGACAGAGTATCAAAACTTCCATTCGTATTTAGTGCAGTGGGGGCGGGAGTATTTGGGTTGCCATGATATTTCTCCGCCGTGGTTAAGTTATTATGTGGATGGCT encodes the following:
- a CDS encoding SCO family protein produces the protein MNKTAAILLLIGFSFSALAEQGGFSSSAKRETYTGKALTKSSTDVPDELQNVGIEEKVGQTLDLNLMVTTEKGEKVPLSSFFHPKKPVVLSPVYFNCPGLCNFHLNGFTETLQTIDWSPSKQFDVIAFSFDSKETPEIAAKKKENYLKLYGREGTDDGWHFVTADEETVKKVTEAVGFQYKWNENAGEWSHASAAIILSPEGKISRYLHGIQFDARDVKLALNEAADGKVGNIVDSVMLYCFTYDSHQSKYGLQVFNLMKLAGAVTVAVMALWLVISMIQAKRENT
- a CDS encoding outer membrane beta-barrel protein — protein: MNLSRLILSLMFLAPLSAFAQKGFSYSMPAVEVGFKWSSANQTGAESNKQSLAMQLGGSGVLNLSDSFGIRSGLFYSERAFKSEFIAGITGEGKITYFEVPLHLMFKFEDYAGVYLGPSAAIKLGDEYKPGSLRDVKDFVVPLTFGAQFKFHPMMGVNVFFETVTGELARGVENSRAVGVNLMIVLD
- the maiA gene encoding maleylacetoacetate isomerase; this encodes MSDLNLYNYFRSSTSYRVRIALELKGLDYAYTPVHLLHDGGEQFSEAYKSLNPLSGVPTLVHNGQALSQSFAIIEYLEDAFPQTTRLFPQDVFLKGKVRQFCEIINADIHPLQNLRVMQYLEKQAHFNADQKSTWLNKWIVKGLTAAEKTLEPYAGKYCFGDTVTAADLFLVPQLFSSQRFQIDISHFQLLSKIYENCNQLEAFKKAHPHRQPDTPEELRTP
- a CDS encoding cytochrome C oxidase subunit IV family protein, which encodes MAQHHDENHITPLNTYLKVAGGLFLLTFLTIGAHAIREHLQPFSALIAFAIAGVKAYLVMAWFMHLKYDTVSNRIIFATGFFFLALLFAISSLDIFTRIYQGSVL
- a CDS encoding cytochrome c oxidase subunit I, translating into MGHASGKNYINEEPGLLSWFTSLDHKRIAILYFVSIMFFFLVGGIMALLLRLELFAVNSAPNVGNILKNGDVYNQVLTYHGAVMVFMVIVPGIPAILGNFFLPLQIGAKDVAFPRLNLASWYIFMLGAALAVITFFVAKVDTGWTFYTPYSIRTGGAVVMMVVAAFIMGMSSIVTGLNFIVTVHKLRAPGMSMFRIPLFTWAIYSTAIIQVLATPVLGITLLLLAMERTFGVGIFDPKLGGDPVLFQHFFWFYSHPAVYIMILPAMGVISELITTYSKKTIFGYTAIAFSSIGIAAVSFFVWGHHMFVSGQSEIAGIVFSFLTMLVGVPTAIKMFNWLATLYKGSIEFTAPMLYALGFLFLFAIGGVTGIMLAVTAIDVHFHDTYFVVAHFHYVMVGGTLMAIMGGFFHWFPKMFGKMYSEVGARWSWVFIFIGFNVTFFPQFILGAKGMPRRYFDYVPEYETLNRVSTVGSWLITIGFLIGLYVIVQGLRKGKQAPDNPWGSKTLEWQTSSPPIMHNFDHDPVVTAGPYEYK
- a CDS encoding fumarylacetoacetate hydrolase family protein is translated as MKLGSLKSTKSLDGKLIVFSKDLKSYAKASHICPSLREAVENWTQVQPQLESLYSQLNTAGFSAAIPATDENVFHSALPRTWLFADGSAFIHHIKLVRQARNAPLPETLLTVPLMYQAESGRFLSPTENIPQVDFTHGTDFEAEVGVIVDHVPMGVTPDQALKHIKLVVLINDVSLRGLIPAELAQGFGFFQSKPNKALSPVAVTVDELAGDWKDGRVHLPLLVKHNSEFFGKANAGEMHFHFGQLIAHAAKTRDLAAGSLIGSGTVANEDPTVGSSCLAEKRMIEQIKNGSPTTPFMKDGDTIEIQMNNTKGENIFGRIYQKVIKA
- a CDS encoding protoheme IX farnesyltransferase, with the protein product MFKTYSSLTKFGIVIFVLLAGAAGYATGFQIENSFSIKHFLWFLGGLYFLSSGSLALNQVQEYKLDQKMPRTSKRPIASGKITPTAGLILSFTFLFVGINMLFELSSVAAYVGIASVALYNGVYTMYWKPKWRFAAVPGAIPGAFPVTIGYAVNNPDIFNSESIYLFLIMFLWQMPHFWTLAIKLADDYRLGGVPTLPVSLGVPKTLFHIGLYTFTYCGVAIASPFFLHTSWVYAALVFPFAFMLLKEFFRFYRSEGKERWLAFFMWTNISMLVFLFIPVIDKWSFLFIERV
- the coxB gene encoding cytochrome c oxidase subunit II, whose product is MLLMNKAMAGSFMPEQGTQIAKQVDNLYGFLLVVSFISCAILIGGMIYFVLKYKRKSAHDKTAYITHDTRLEVLWSAIPLIIFLVVFAWGWVLYHDMRKMPENALEIMVMGRQWSWTAEYKNGVKSSEIVVPVGKDVKLILGSEDVIHSFFVPSFRIKQDAVPGRYTSLWFNATKLGEFHVFCTEYCGTSHAAMITRLKVVTQEEFDKWLIEESEVGLLPIAERGAKYFQTRACASCHNVDNPAAKIGPSLYQRWGKEAHLSNGTTVPFDENYVRESMMLPQAQLAAGFSAPSPMPSYQGQLSESELAAIIEYIKGLN
- a CDS encoding cytochrome c oxidase subunit 3 family protein codes for the protein MSTSRVVNGVNVASHYRDEKHQYASNKEGIWLFMVTEILMFGGLFVGYIIYHSMYPELFAEGASFLDWRLGFINTLVLIFSSLTMALGIYYNQISQPKKATWALAITLICAATFMVIKYFEYTHKFHIGIFPGAMLNLETLKEHGYNIQHPNLGLYFGFYFCMSGLHGIHVLIGMGLIAWVMIKNMKREFNANYYTPVEGVGIFWHIVDLIWIFLFPLLYLVG